A genomic stretch from Leptotrichia sp. HSP-536 includes:
- a CDS encoding LptA/OstA family protein — protein sequence MWKKIAYGGLILILIYFIYAVFFKKIPAPLEQMQKDMKAKKVIYRLRDEAIIYADEQIGSEGDEIIRFKNVIVDLLKKKMLISGKQAEVNTKTLDITLHGKVVGATKDKKWEMYTERVEYKKEGDKLISPVKTKLINKVDKTESESDRVETTTKFDIITAIGHAKHIDHKEKRTMTADKIIYNNTTKVTNAEGHVVYIDNKKKRELRGDKMSYDEVHKTGIAEGHVIYLDNANNRELTADRMTYDDINKIVTAEGHAFYKDKEKNRQLRADKMRFDDINQVGNAEGNVIYTDPENKLTGDKIDYYKKEERVNGQGHVVYTGRNAVVSADTAVYYIKKKQVDGRGHVKYVGKTMIVTGDHVFYDEISRILNGDGNGTYNYLPRKITGTYKTGVYNLKTHVLTTNDQYTANYDDYKMDGTGLVYAFQTGEASMKGSFNVRKQNFTVHGANGTMNTISKDIFANRMIMTSVQGDRITADTGHGSFEKKEFRFDGHVKGKIRGNVKNLVNDPRPLVESEAVNFVGNTAKIYFVAHKSGKNMSITRSEIKENVHMTYKEVTLDSQYNEIDTGRNLILARDKVMVDFRNNTKMTANYLYMDMNKQEGYARNNVKIVSRQPQFKTINTSADIATIYLKDKKIKLNGKVVTYQGKNLISSQSAIYDMDKKILENRGNIQMRYEIQNQAQSNNEEQVRSDPKNAAATQEVIDKLSMSEGEHLKKSDKASNGVNVNIRWKSSNSSLYSNSGKMNKQFYGGNSKEVTMTATAKAGTNTAEKKFKVNVPSESADEMLKRAARNIYFPEDGRKPPSSVKVNAHKGTKTIPISWSKKGGKNTATLNYDGASYTTEF from the coding sequence ATGTGGAAGAAAATAGCTTATGGTGGGCTGATATTAATACTAATATATTTCATATATGCGGTATTCTTTAAAAAAATCCCTGCACCACTTGAACAAATGCAAAAGGATATGAAGGCCAAAAAAGTTATCTACAGGCTAAGAGATGAGGCAATTATTTATGCAGATGAGCAAATTGGGTCTGAAGGCGATGAAATTATAAGATTTAAAAATGTAATTGTAGATTTATTGAAGAAGAAGATGTTAATTTCTGGAAAACAGGCTGAAGTTAACACCAAAACCTTAGATATAACATTGCATGGAAAAGTAGTGGGAGCAACGAAGGATAAGAAATGGGAAATGTATACAGAGCGTGTTGAGTATAAAAAAGAAGGAGACAAGCTGATTTCACCAGTAAAAACTAAATTAATAAATAAAGTGGATAAGACGGAATCAGAATCAGATAGAGTAGAAACGACTACAAAATTTGACATAATCACAGCAATAGGTCACGCAAAACACATTGATCATAAAGAAAAGAGAACAATGACAGCAGATAAAATTATTTATAATAATACTACGAAAGTAACAAATGCCGAGGGACATGTAGTTTATATAGACAACAAGAAAAAAAGAGAATTACGTGGAGATAAAATGTCTTATGACGAAGTGCACAAAACAGGAATTGCGGAAGGACATGTGATTTATCTGGATAATGCAAATAATAGAGAATTGACAGCAGACAGGATGACTTATGACGATATAAATAAAATAGTTACTGCAGAAGGACATGCATTTTACAAGGATAAAGAAAAAAATCGCCAATTACGTGCAGATAAAATGCGTTTTGATGACATAAATCAGGTAGGTAATGCGGAGGGAAATGTAATTTATACTGACCCTGAAAATAAATTGACAGGAGATAAAATCGACTATTATAAAAAAGAAGAACGTGTAAATGGTCAGGGTCATGTTGTTTATACAGGTAGAAATGCAGTTGTTTCAGCAGATACGGCAGTATACTACATTAAGAAAAAGCAGGTTGATGGAAGAGGGCATGTAAAGTATGTAGGAAAAACTATGATAGTAACAGGAGATCACGTGTTTTATGATGAAATTTCCAGAATTTTAAATGGAGATGGAAACGGTACCTATAACTATTTACCAAGAAAAATAACAGGTACATATAAAACAGGAGTTTATAACCTTAAAACACATGTTCTTACAACAAATGACCAGTATACTGCTAATTATGATGATTATAAAATGGATGGAACTGGACTTGTTTACGCATTTCAAACTGGAGAAGCTTCGATGAAAGGTTCGTTCAATGTGAGAAAACAGAACTTTACTGTACATGGTGCAAATGGAACAATGAATACCATTTCAAAAGACATTTTTGCCAATAGAATGATAATGACAAGTGTTCAGGGGGATAGAATAACAGCTGACACTGGACATGGAAGTTTTGAGAAAAAAGAATTTAGATTTGATGGACATGTGAAAGGAAAAATTCGTGGAAATGTAAAAAATCTAGTAAATGATCCTAGACCGCTTGTGGAGTCTGAGGCCGTAAATTTTGTCGGAAATACGGCAAAAATCTATTTTGTTGCACATAAAAGCGGTAAAAATATGAGTATTACCCGAAGTGAAATTAAGGAAAATGTTCATATGACTTATAAGGAAGTTACGCTGGATTCGCAATATAATGAAATTGATACAGGAAGAAATCTTATTCTTGCAAGAGATAAAGTTATGGTAGATTTTAGGAATAATACGAAAATGACTGCTAATTATCTTTATATGGATATGAACAAGCAGGAAGGATATGCAAGAAATAACGTAAAAATTGTAAGTAGACAACCGCAATTTAAAACGATTAATACCAGTGCAGACATAGCTACAATTTATTTAAAGGATAAAAAAATAAAATTGAATGGAAAAGTGGTCACTTATCAAGGAAAAAATCTGATTTCTTCACAAAGTGCAATTTATGATATGGATAAAAAAATTCTTGAAAATCGAGGAAATATTCAAATGCGATATGAAATTCAAAATCAAGCTCAAAGTAATAACGAAGAACAAGTAAGGTCGGATCCTAAAAATGCTGCTGCAACTCAGGAGGTGATAGATAAATTATCAATGTCTGAAGGAGAGCATCTGAAAAAATCAGACAAGGCTTCAAACGGAGTGAATGTCAATATAAGATGGAAATCATCAAATTCCAGCCTGTATTCAAACTCTGGAAAAATGAATAAACAGTTCTATGGAGGTAATTCAAAGGAAGTAACCATGACTGCTACCGCTAAAGCGGGAACAAATACAGCAGAGAAGAAATTTAAGGTAAATGTTCCATCAGAATCTGCAGATGAAATGCTTAAAAGAGCTGCAAGAAACATTTATTTCCCAGAAGACGGCAGAAAGCCGCCTTCATCAGTAAAAGTAAATGCACATAAGGGAACAAAAACTATTCCAATTTCATGGTCGAAGAAAGGTGGAAAGAATACAGCTACATTAAATTATGACGGAGCTTCTTACACAACGGAGTTTTAA
- a CDS encoding heavy metal translocating P-type ATPase encodes MYGKNYLLDCEILHEIRGRIRIKSRALKYLGIHKEEITNQLMQVHYIENVSISSITGTVLIYFDASSLTGENIVSLLQSTLNTYLVDIYKNEKKDTSNKYLIERKLQEESPQEIIKSIGAAVILLLLPNPKRKLTGIRRLFNYKTLSTISLALPVLKNGIYSLIRNKRPNTDTLSSTAIVSSIMLGSERTALTIMVLERFAELLTVYTMKKTRGVIKDMLSVGENYVWKQSENDTEIARKVPIEEIDKGDLILVQTGEKISVDGIIEKGEAIIDQSAITGEYMPVTKKTGEEVFAGTLIKSGNITVKAEKVGDDRTASRIIRLVEDAAFNKADIQSYADTFSAQLIPLNFLLAGIVYVSTRNLQKALSMLVIDYSCGIRLSTATAFSASINTAAKNGILIKGSNYLEELSKSDTVIFDKTGTITEGRPKIQTLKSFGKNMRNERMLALAAAAEETSSHPLATAILNEIKNRGIAIPKHQECIIKVARGIETAVNKSIIRVGSQKYMEENNIDSEKASDIVKGMQNRGEIVIYVAKNAELIGVIGVSDPPRENIKKAINRLRNHGIDDIVLLTGDLRQQAETIASRMSMDRYESELLPEDKAKDILKFRSIGSKVIMIGDGINDAPALSYANVGIALGSTRTDIAMEAADITITSDDPLLIPGVVGLAKNTVKIIKQNFAMAIGINSFALVLGATGLLPAIYSSILHNSITILVVGNSLRLLKYDVNR; translated from the coding sequence ATGTATGGTAAAAATTATTTACTGGATTGTGAGATTCTGCACGAAATTCGTGGAAGAATCAGAATAAAATCAAGAGCATTGAAGTATCTTGGAATTCATAAGGAAGAAATAACGAATCAGCTGATGCAGGTTCATTATATTGAAAATGTCAGCATTTCTAGTATTACAGGAACTGTTCTTATTTACTTTGATGCTTCTTCCCTGACTGGCGAAAATATTGTTTCCTTGCTTCAAAGTACGTTAAATACGTATCTGGTGGATATTTACAAGAATGAGAAAAAAGATACATCAAACAAATATCTCATTGAAAGAAAGTTGCAGGAAGAATCGCCACAGGAAATCATAAAAAGTATAGGAGCTGCAGTAATATTATTGCTATTACCAAACCCAAAGAGAAAATTGACTGGAATTAGACGGCTATTTAACTATAAGACTTTGTCAACTATTTCTTTAGCTCTGCCTGTCCTGAAAAATGGAATTTATTCGTTAATTCGTAATAAACGTCCAAATACAGATACTTTAAGCTCTACAGCCATTGTCAGCAGCATAATGCTTGGCAGTGAAAGAACAGCATTGACAATTATGGTTCTAGAAAGATTTGCGGAACTTTTGACAGTTTACACAATGAAAAAAACACGTGGCGTAATTAAGGATATGTTAAGTGTTGGAGAAAATTATGTCTGGAAACAGTCTGAAAATGATACGGAAATTGCTAGAAAAGTTCCCATCGAGGAAATAGATAAAGGGGACTTGATACTTGTTCAGACTGGTGAGAAAATAAGTGTGGACGGAATAATAGAAAAAGGCGAGGCGATAATTGACCAGTCGGCGATTACAGGGGAATATATGCCTGTAACTAAAAAAACTGGAGAAGAAGTTTTTGCGGGGACACTTATAAAAAGCGGGAATATTACTGTAAAAGCTGAAAAAGTGGGAGACGACAGGACAGCTTCAAGAATTATAAGGCTAGTGGAAGATGCCGCATTTAATAAGGCGGATATTCAGTCCTATGCAGACACATTTTCTGCCCAGCTAATTCCACTAAATTTTCTTCTTGCTGGAATTGTCTACGTTTCGACAAGAAATTTACAGAAAGCTCTGAGTATGCTTGTAATTGATTATTCTTGCGGAATAAGATTATCAACTGCCACAGCCTTCTCAGCTTCAATAAATACAGCGGCTAAAAATGGAATTTTAATTAAAGGAAGCAACTATCTGGAAGAATTATCAAAATCAGACACAGTAATATTTGACAAGACAGGTACAATTACTGAAGGAAGACCTAAAATACAGACACTTAAGTCTTTTGGAAAAAATATGAGAAATGAAAGAATGCTGGCATTAGCAGCAGCAGCTGAAGAAACTTCCTCACATCCTCTGGCAACTGCAATTTTAAATGAAATAAAAAACAGGGGAATAGCTATTCCAAAGCATCAGGAATGTATTATAAAAGTAGCTAGAGGAATAGAAACTGCTGTAAATAAAAGTATTATTCGTGTAGGAAGTCAAAAGTATATGGAAGAAAATAATATTGATTCTGAAAAGGCTTCTGACATAGTGAAAGGAATGCAAAATCGTGGGGAAATTGTTATTTATGTAGCCAAAAATGCTGAATTAATCGGTGTGATTGGAGTTTCAGATCCGCCTAGGGAAAATATTAAGAAAGCTATAAATCGTCTGAGAAATCACGGAATTGATGATATTGTGCTTTTGACGGGAGATTTAAGACAGCAGGCTGAAACTATTGCTTCGAGAATGTCGATGGACAGGTATGAATCTGAACTTCTTCCTGAAGACAAGGCAAAAGATATTCTAAAATTCCGTTCAATCGGCTCAAAAGTCATTATGATAGGAGATGGAATAAACGATGCTCCCGCTCTTTCTTATGCAAACGTAGGAATAGCTCTAGGAAGTACCAGAACAGACATTGCAATGGAAGCCGCCGACATTACAATAACTTCAGACGATCCGTTATTAATACCAGGGGTAGTAGGTTTGGCAAAGAATACTGTCAAAATAATAAAACAGAATTTCGCAATGGCAATAGGTATAAACAGCTTTGCACTTGTACTGGGAGCAACGGGGCTTCTGCCTGCAATTTACAGCTCTATTTTACATAATTCCATAACGATTTTGGTAGTCGGAAATTCATTGCGGCTGTTAAAATATGATGTTAATAGATAA
- the aspS gene encoding aspartate--tRNA ligase has protein sequence MYRNYKLNELRMENVGEEVILSGWVSKVRDLGHFTFIDLRDRYGITQILVNEEVSGKELFEEARKLKNEWVIKVTGKVAERSSKNKNIPTGDIEVEAKNIEILSRSKQLPFEIDETGNLNENMRLTYRYLDIRRPRMLNNIIKRNDMLFSIRKFMNDNGFLDIDTPILAKATPEGARDFVVPSRINKGDFYALPQSPQLFKQILMVSGVDKYYQLAKCFRDEDLRADRQPEFTQLDLEMSFIEQENILNVTEALAKQVFKDVTGIEITENFERMSYDDAMNLYGSDKPDLRFDMKLIDLSKETENCGFGVFENAIKDDGNVKAIVAPNAEKFSRKYIKDLEDFVKTYFKAKGLAYIKINENGEINSPIAKFFTEEKLAEITQKLGIKNNEIALVLADKYKIVHDGLGALRLKLGEELELIDKDSFKFLWVVDFPMFEWSEEENRYKAQHHPFTSIKQEDRKYLDSNELDKIKTDSYDIVLNGYEIGGGSIRIHEEELQEKVFEKLGLSKEEQQEKFGFFLEVLKYGVPPHGGLAFGIDRWLMAILKENSIKEVIPFPKTNKGQDLMTGAPAEIEENVLADDLKLKLLKVEE, from the coding sequence ATGTACAGAAATTATAAATTAAATGAATTAAGAATGGAAAACGTCGGAGAAGAAGTTATTTTATCTGGATGGGTTTCAAAAGTTAGGGATTTGGGGCATTTCACATTCATTGATTTAAGGGATAGATATGGAATTACTCAAATTTTAGTGAATGAAGAAGTTTCAGGAAAAGAGCTTTTTGAAGAAGCTAGAAAATTAAAAAATGAGTGGGTTATAAAAGTTACTGGAAAAGTGGCTGAAAGAAGCAGCAAAAATAAAAATATTCCTACTGGAGATATTGAAGTTGAAGCAAAAAATATTGAGATTTTGAGTCGTTCTAAGCAATTACCGTTTGAAATTGATGAAACAGGAAATCTTAATGAAAATATGCGTCTAACTTACAGATATCTTGATATAAGACGTCCAAGAATGTTAAATAACATTATAAAAAGAAATGATATGCTTTTTTCAATCAGAAAATTTATGAATGATAACGGATTTTTAGACATTGACACTCCTATTCTAGCGAAAGCTACTCCCGAAGGAGCGAGAGATTTCGTTGTTCCAAGCCGAATAAATAAAGGCGACTTTTACGCCTTGCCGCAATCTCCACAGTTATTTAAGCAAATCCTTATGGTATCAGGTGTTGATAAATATTACCAGCTTGCAAAATGTTTTAGAGATGAGGATTTAAGAGCCGACAGACAACCTGAATTTACACAATTGGACTTGGAAATGTCGTTTATTGAGCAAGAAAATATTTTAAATGTGACAGAAGCACTTGCAAAACAAGTATTTAAAGATGTCACTGGCATTGAAATTACTGAAAATTTTGAAAGAATGAGTTATGATGACGCAATGAATCTTTATGGTTCAGACAAGCCTGATTTAAGATTTGACATGAAATTGATTGATTTATCCAAAGAAACAGAAAATTGTGGATTCGGAGTGTTTGAAAATGCAATAAAAGATGATGGAAATGTAAAAGCAATCGTTGCTCCAAATGCCGAAAAATTTTCAAGAAAATACATCAAAGATTTAGAAGACTTTGTAAAAACATATTTCAAAGCAAAAGGGCTGGCTTATATCAAAATCAACGAAAATGGCGAAATTAATTCTCCAATTGCCAAATTTTTTACAGAAGAAAAATTAGCTGAAATTACTCAAAAATTAGGAATTAAAAATAACGAAATCGCTTTAGTTTTAGCTGATAAATACAAAATTGTCCACGACGGACTGGGAGCATTAAGGCTAAAACTGGGAGAAGAACTAGAATTAATTGACAAAGATTCTTTCAAATTCCTATGGGTAGTTGACTTCCCAATGTTCGAGTGGAGCGAAGAGGAAAATAGATACAAGGCTCAACATCATCCATTTACTTCAATAAAGCAAGAAGACAGAAAATATCTTGATTCAAATGAGCTTGATAAAATAAAGACAGATTCCTACGATATTGTTCTAAACGGTTATGAAATCGGTGGAGGAAGCATCAGAATTCATGAAGAGGAACTTCAAGAAAAAGTATTTGAAAAATTGGGGCTTAGCAAAGAAGAACAGCAGGAAAAATTTGGCTTCTTTCTGGAAGTGCTAAAATATGGTGTACCGCCACACGGAGGACTTGCCTTCGGAATCGACAGATGGCTTATGGCAATATTAAAAGAAAACTCTATAAAAGAAGTAATTCCGTTCCCTAAAACAAATAAAGGACAGGATTTGATGACTGGGGCTCCTGCTGAAATTGAAGAAAATGTACTTGCAGACGATTTAAAATTAAAATTATTGAAAGTTGAAGAATAA
- a CDS encoding class I SAM-dependent methyltransferase, translated as MSHYFSEKQEVKSDKKIIKYTIENKNFEFITDNGVFSKTKVDFGTDVMLKVFLRENQNKKNQKFDVLDIGCGYGVVSVVIKSFFKNAGIISSDVNERALDLTKENLLKNNVVKSENENFKIRKSFAFYNISEKFDVILSNPPIRAGKQTIFQIYEKSFEHLNPNGEFYCVIQTKHGAKSTQKKLEEIFRNCETLEINAGYRIFKCVKIA; from the coding sequence ATGAGTCATTACTTTTCAGAAAAACAAGAAGTAAAATCAGATAAAAAAATAATAAAATATACAATAGAAAATAAAAATTTTGAATTTATAACGGATAATGGAGTATTTTCAAAAACAAAAGTAGATTTTGGAACTGACGTTATGCTAAAAGTGTTTTTGCGAGAAAATCAAAATAAAAAAAATCAAAAATTTGATGTACTGGATATTGGATGTGGATATGGCGTTGTATCAGTTGTTATAAAATCATTTTTTAAAAATGCAGGGATTATTTCTTCAGATGTGAACGAGCGTGCCTTAGACCTCACAAAAGAAAATCTTTTAAAAAATAATGTTGTAAAAAGTGAAAATGAAAATTTTAAAATAAGAAAATCATTTGCATTTTACAATATTTCTGAAAAATTTGATGTAATTTTATCAAATCCGCCAATTCGAGCTGGAAAACAGACGATTTTTCAAATTTATGAAAAAAGTTTTGAGCATTTAAATCCAAACGGAGAATTTTACTGTGTAATCCAGACAAAACATGGAGCAAAAAGTACACAGAAAAAATTAGAAGAAATCTTTAGAAATTGTGAAACATTGGAAATTAATGCTGGATATAGAATATTTAAATGTGTAAAAATAGCTTAA
- a CDS encoding zinc-ribbon domain-containing protein, which translates to MILLFGTKTLTKHLGKLENCHCERCHNTSDWNFLEYRHWFTLFFIPVFPISKRFELLQCPICRQSYEVPK; encoded by the coding sequence ATGATATTGCTGTTTGGTACAAAAACTCTGACAAAACATTTAGGAAAACTGGAAAATTGCCACTGTGAAAGATGTCACAACACATCTGATTGGAATTTTCTCGAATACAGACATTGGTTTACCTTATTTTTTATCCCCGTTTTCCCCATAAGTAAAAGATTTGAGCTTTTGCAATGTCCTATTTGCAGACAAAGTTACGAAGTTCCAAAATAA
- a CDS encoding DUF262 domain-containing protein, with amino-acid sequence MVATIQVNKQSIKQLLESGKDQTFLIPEYQRPYSWTETETKTLFYDLLEFTENEAKRNSEVEGTYFLGSIVSYENDEGEQEIIDGQQRITSLFLLLRAIYTKLISYEEKTIEQENFIRQIQPALWKQAKLTGEVDYTSVLITSKVIDNEGNKILQDILETGIADRKANDNYSKNYILFQRLFDKLSELSPTLMLEFIYYTLNRAVVFPIKTDSQDDALSVFSTLNDRGLPLSEADIFKAKMYNRIKKEYKKLFIKQWKNLSERAIYAKENVQQLFYYYMFYLRALEKDTATTTLGLRRFYSKGGFSRLYKSNLLKHLDKILDLWVVMNRRETIDDKPWTENIDIIKILDTLSSYPNESWKYPVVVFYLSHGEKEEFESYFLKFLRKLFLELTANYLVNPTVSAVKADILKLNVEIIDTMSPRVAFKNIPITVLQERVKTPNKNLVRMILKMVIYDNQDELLPEKWEVEYILPQKWSNRFTESVENKEAKTYINYIGNKIPFEKRLSIKATENFFEKKKKSYKKSKIKYVRELIPEEQTEWTFEDIDARNKKVAEELVKVFITWNGAYNFK; translated from the coding sequence ATGGTTGCGACAATACAAGTTAACAAACAGAGCATAAAGCAGCTGCTGGAAAGTGGAAAAGACCAGACTTTTTTAATACCAGAATATCAGAGACCTTATTCTTGGACTGAAACTGAAACCAAAACATTGTTTTATGATTTGCTGGAATTTACAGAAAATGAGGCGAAAAGAAATAGCGAAGTGGAAGGGACATATTTTTTAGGAAGTATTGTTTCATATGAAAACGATGAAGGTGAGCAGGAAATTATTGATGGCCAGCAAAGAATTACTTCATTATTTTTACTTCTTCGTGCAATTTACACAAAACTGATTTCTTATGAAGAAAAGACCATTGAGCAGGAAAATTTTATAAGACAGATCCAGCCCGCTCTCTGGAAACAGGCAAAACTTACTGGAGAAGTTGATTATACAAGCGTTTTGATTACTTCAAAAGTTATTGACAATGAAGGGAATAAAATTTTGCAGGATATTCTGGAAACTGGGATTGCCGACCGTAAAGCCAATGATAATTATTCTAAAAATTACATTTTATTTCAGAGACTTTTTGACAAGCTTTCTGAATTAAGTCCTACCTTGATGCTGGAATTTATTTATTATACTTTAAATCGTGCTGTAGTTTTTCCGATAAAAACAGATTCGCAGGATGATGCGTTAAGTGTATTTTCAACTTTGAATGACAGAGGGCTTCCACTTTCTGAAGCGGATATTTTCAAGGCAAAAATGTATAACCGAATAAAAAAAGAATACAAGAAATTATTTATAAAACAATGGAAAAATCTAAGTGAAAGGGCAATATATGCCAAAGAAAATGTTCAACAGCTGTTTTACTATTACATGTTCTATTTAAGAGCATTGGAAAAAGATACAGCAACTACTACGCTTGGACTTAGACGTTTTTATTCAAAAGGCGGATTTAGCAGACTGTACAAGTCAAATCTTTTGAAACATCTGGATAAAATTCTGGATTTATGGGTTGTTATGAATAGGCGTGAGACGATTGATGATAAGCCTTGGACAGAAAATATCGATATTATTAAAATTCTGGATACATTGTCTTCTTATCCGAATGAATCGTGGAAATATCCAGTTGTTGTCTTTTATCTTTCTCATGGTGAAAAGGAAGAATTTGAATCATATTTCTTAAAATTTTTAAGAAAGCTATTTTTGGAACTGACGGCAAATTATCTTGTAAATCCTACTGTTTCGGCAGTAAAAGCAGATATTTTAAAATTAAATGTTGAAATAATTGATACTATGTCGCCAAGAGTGGCATTTAAAAATATTCCGATTACTGTGTTGCAAGAAAGAGTGAAAACGCCTAATAAAAATCTTGTGCGTATGATTTTAAAAATGGTAATTTATGACAATCAGGATGAGTTATTGCCTGAAAAATGGGAAGTTGAATACATTCTTCCGCAAAAATGGAGTAACCGTTTTACAGAAAGTGTAGAAAATAAGGAGGCTAAAACTTATATAAATTACATAGGAAACAAAATTCCATTTGAAAAAAGATTGTCTATTAAGGCTACAGAAAACTTTTTTGAAAAGAAAAAGAAAAGCTATAAAAAATCTAAAATTAAATATGTTAGGGAACTTATTCCAGAAGAACAGACTGAATGGACTTTTGAGGATATAGATGCCAGAAATAAAAAAGTGGCAGAAGAGCTTGTAAAGGTGTTTATCACATGGAATGGGGCATATAATTTTAAATAA
- a CDS encoding HMA2 domain-containing protein, giving the protein MILEDFYGVIQVKHYQSGRLRLQTDVLIENDELEQEFLANLRQLSGIRAVKVNSVIGSILIHFDEKVIESSFLYLIVLKLLHLEEEALKNKPGKLKKMIRQAFEALDMAVYNKSKGYLDLKTLTAGAFIFYGIKKLKMTPKLPAGATLLWWAFIFLSEGKTK; this is encoded by the coding sequence ATGATATTAGAGGATTTTTACGGTGTTATTCAGGTAAAGCATTATCAGAGTGGACGGTTAAGGCTTCAGACAGATGTATTAATAGAAAATGATGAGCTGGAGCAGGAATTTTTGGCTAACTTGCGTCAATTATCGGGAATAAGAGCAGTAAAAGTTAATTCTGTCATTGGCAGTATTTTGATACATTTTGATGAAAAAGTTATTGAAAGTTCGTTTTTGTATCTGATTGTATTAAAATTACTTCATTTGGAAGAAGAAGCCCTAAAAAATAAACCAGGAAAACTGAAAAAAATGATAAGACAGGCATTTGAAGCATTGGATATGGCTGTTTATAACAAAAGTAAAGGTTATTTGGACTTAAAGACTTTAACTGCTGGAGCTTTTATCTTTTATGGAATTAAAAAATTAAAAATGACTCCCAAATTGCCTGCAGGTGCCACTTTATTATGGTGGGCTTTTATATTTTTATCGGAAGGAAAAACAAAATAA
- a CDS encoding cation transporter, whose translation MLENLFKATYLMFNQIKVIHSIPGRLRLSVPNLSEIPKELKKYDYRVTELILSKKGIKSIEYSYITNKILLYYDVKLTSEKEILDWLNKVWKTVVNHSELYENKSLNEIENNLDTFYNIIKRL comes from the coding sequence ATGTTGGAAAATTTATTTAAAGCGACATATCTGATGTTTAATCAGATAAAGGTTATACACAGTATTCCAGGAAGGCTAAGACTTTCTGTTCCAAATTTATCAGAGATTCCAAAGGAACTGAAAAAATATGATTATCGGGTTACAGAACTTATTTTATCTAAAAAAGGCATAAAAAGCATTGAATATTCTTATATAACGAACAAAATTCTGCTTTATTATGATGTAAAATTAACTTCGGAAAAGGAAATATTGGATTGGTTAAATAAAGTATGGAAAACGGTAGTCAACCATTCTGAATTATATGAAAATAAATCCTTGAATGAAATTGAAAATAATCTGGATACCTTTTATAATATAATTAAACGGCTTTAA
- the gpmA gene encoding 2,3-diphosphoglycerate-dependent phosphoglycerate mutase — protein MKLVLIRHGESQWNLENKFTGWKDVDLSPKGVEEAKSGGKKLKEMGFVFDVAYTSYLKRAIKTLDYVLEELDELYIPVYKSWRLNERHYGALQGLNKAETAKKYGDEQVLIWRRSFDVAPPAIDKSSEYYPKSDRRYAELSDSEAPLGESLKDTIARVLPYWHSHISKSLREGKNVIVAAHGNSLRALIKYLLNISDDDILKLNLTTGKPLVFEMDKDLNVLSSPDSF, from the coding sequence ATGAAATTAGTTTTAATTAGACATGGTGAAAGTCAATGGAATTTGGAAAACAAGTTTACTGGATGGAAGGATGTGGATTTGAGTCCGAAAGGAGTTGAAGAAGCAAAATCTGGTGGAAAAAAATTAAAGGAAATGGGATTTGTTTTTGATGTGGCTTATACATCTTATTTGAAAAGAGCAATAAAAACTCTGGATTATGTTCTGGAAGAACTGGATGAGCTGTATATTCCAGTTTATAAGTCATGGAGATTGAATGAACGTCATTACGGTGCATTGCAAGGCTTAAATAAAGCTGAAACAGCTAAGAAGTATGGAGATGAGCAAGTGCTTATCTGGAGAAGAAGCTTTGATGTGGCACCACCTGCAATAGATAAATCAAGTGAATATTATCCAAAATCAGACAGAAGATATGCTGAATTATCTGATTCAGAAGCGCCGTTAGGAGAAAGTCTGAAAGACACTATTGCAAGAGTTTTACCTTACTGGCACTCACATATTTCAAAAAGCCTGCGGGAAGGAAAAAATGTTATTGTGGCAGCTCATGGAAACAGTTTAAGAGCTTTAATCAAATATTTGTTAAATATTTCAGATGATGATATTTTAAAATTAAACTTAACTACTGGAAAACCTTTGGTATTTGAAATGGATAAGGATTTAAATGTATTGTCATCGCCAGATTCATTCTAG